A DNA window from Aminiphilus circumscriptus DSM 16581 contains the following coding sequences:
- a CDS encoding aldehyde ferredoxin oxidoreductase family protein yields the protein MEKMNLLKEWSYTPTRIDRGYTRKTLYLNVGTPEMRIKDVSDEMIAKFTGGRGFDLKLLWDAVTEDTKWNDPENEWVVAGGPLCGITQYPGSGKSYSAFISPLSEQSYDSNSGGYFGPLLKFSGFDALEIQGKADRDIIVYIDGDEGKIQIFESPLRDVNAYTVSETLHDYFAKDEADKRNISVICMGKAAETTFLGCVNASFYDVRRKAPRLKQYGRGGGGTVLRDKKIVALVVKYSNVKGTENNPVDMDVLQKVGVKLHKEIHDFDDVQCKMRSIGTAHLNEIMDEYNILPTHNFKFGQHPVDPEGNRARIHSEKYKALFTQNMPDGCWYGCSLACAKAVDGFELKTGPLKGQKVIVDGPEYETAAGLGSNVGVYDPEWTVEANFYADHYAMDTISLGTSLAFVCECFELGFLDTKKTNGLDLHFGNKDALMELIHRMAEGKDDFALAVGKGSRKMKSIFAEKYGAPREIMEKIAMEGQGIETSQYMCKESIAQWGGYFLTLKGPQHDEAWLIFMDMVNKQIPSFEDKAEALHYFPNFRTWFSLAGLCKLPWNDIEPEDNHTRYKPQEAARVPEHVQNYVDIFNAVTGQSITKEDLISMSERVYNFQRLFQVRMQKGNAVHNIPDRALAPVFPDEWDARKEYHDAKLLEETGIDPEGLSTEEKIKKLQEHRRGVWQVLKDTVYKRRGWNKKGIPTLAKLKELGMDLPELVAIVEKYSTPEDDYC from the coding sequence ATGGAAAAGATGAACCTTCTCAAGGAATGGTCCTACACCCCGACGCGAATCGATCGGGGATATACGCGCAAGACACTCTACCTCAACGTTGGAACGCCGGAAATGCGCATCAAGGACGTTTCCGACGAGATGATCGCCAAATTCACGGGCGGACGCGGCTTCGACCTAAAACTCCTCTGGGACGCCGTCACGGAGGACACCAAGTGGAACGATCCTGAGAACGAATGGGTTGTGGCGGGTGGCCCCCTCTGCGGTATCACTCAGTATCCCGGGTCTGGCAAGTCCTATTCGGCCTTCATCTCGCCCCTTTCGGAGCAGAGCTACGACAGCAATTCCGGCGGCTATTTCGGCCCCCTGCTCAAGTTCTCCGGCTTCGACGCACTCGAAATTCAGGGCAAGGCCGACCGGGACATCATCGTCTACATCGACGGCGACGAGGGAAAAATCCAGATCTTCGAATCCCCCCTCAGGGACGTCAACGCCTACACCGTCAGTGAGACACTCCACGACTACTTCGCCAAGGACGAGGCGGACAAGCGGAATATCTCCGTCATCTGCATGGGCAAGGCCGCGGAGACAACCTTCCTCGGCTGCGTCAACGCCAGTTTCTACGACGTGCGGCGAAAGGCTCCCCGCCTGAAGCAGTACGGGCGCGGCGGCGGCGGCACGGTTCTCCGGGACAAGAAGATTGTCGCTCTGGTCGTAAAGTACAGCAACGTCAAGGGGACGGAGAATAACCCCGTGGACATGGACGTTCTACAGAAAGTAGGCGTAAAGCTCCACAAAGAAATCCACGATTTCGACGACGTACAGTGCAAGATGCGCAGCATCGGCACCGCCCACCTGAACGAGATCATGGACGAATACAACATCCTCCCCACACACAACTTCAAGTTCGGTCAGCATCCCGTCGACCCCGAGGGGAACCGCGCCCGCATCCATTCCGAGAAATACAAAGCCCTCTTCACCCAGAACATGCCCGACGGATGCTGGTATGGCTGTTCCCTGGCCTGCGCAAAAGCCGTGGACGGTTTCGAACTCAAGACCGGCCCCCTGAAGGGACAAAAGGTCATCGTGGACGGTCCTGAGTACGAGACTGCCGCGGGACTTGGCAGCAACGTGGGTGTCTACGATCCGGAGTGGACTGTCGAGGCGAATTTCTACGCCGACCATTACGCCATGGACACCATCTCCCTGGGGACCTCCCTCGCCTTCGTCTGCGAGTGCTTCGAACTGGGGTTCCTGGACACGAAGAAGACCAACGGACTCGATCTTCACTTCGGCAACAAGGACGCCTTGATGGAACTCATTCATCGCATGGCCGAAGGCAAGGACGATTTCGCCCTCGCCGTGGGCAAGGGAAGCCGCAAGATGAAGTCCATCTTCGCCGAGAAGTACGGCGCACCCAGAGAGATCATGGAGAAAATCGCCATGGAAGGGCAGGGCATCGAGACCTCCCAGTACATGTGCAAGGAATCCATCGCCCAGTGGGGCGGCTATTTCCTCACCCTCAAAGGACCGCAGCACGACGAGGCGTGGCTCATCTTCATGGACATGGTGAACAAGCAGATCCCTTCCTTCGAGGACAAGGCCGAGGCGCTCCACTACTTCCCCAACTTTCGCACCTGGTTCTCCCTGGCAGGACTCTGCAAGCTCCCCTGGAACGACATCGAGCCCGAGGATAACCATACCAGGTACAAGCCTCAGGAAGCGGCCCGTGTTCCCGAACACGTGCAGAACTACGTGGACATCTTCAACGCCGTCACAGGGCAGAGCATCACGAAGGAAGACCTCATCTCCATGTCCGAGCGGGTCTACAACTTCCAGCGCCTCTTCCAGGTTCGCATGCAGAAAGGGAATGCCGTGCACAATATTCCCGATCGCGCTCTCGCTCCGGTTTTCCCGGACGAATGGGACGCCCGGAAGGAGTATCATGACGCCAAGCTCCTCGAGGAGACGGGCATCGATCCGGAGGGACTCTCCACGGAAGAGAAGATCAAGAAACTCCAGGAACACCGCCGCGGTGTGTGGCAGGTGCTGAAGGACACGGTTTACAAACGGCGCGGCTGGAACAAGAAGGGCATTCCCACGCTGGCGAAACTCAAGGAACTCGGCATGGATCTGCCCGAGCTCGTTGCCATCGTGGAGAAATACAGCACACCCGAGGACGACTACTGTTAG
- a CDS encoding DEAD/DEAH box helicase has protein sequence MLSRRKKTLEELLRWVEKELPGEVAVHRVLPPRQAVTAPFDSLDPRLVAALAERGVTSLFTHQQRAVELARSGRNVAVVTPTASGKSLCYTIPVVQGILEDPAARALYLFPTKALSQDQMAELYALIEKTGADIRTFTYDGDTPSAARQKIRTAGHVVITNPDMLHTGILPHHTKWVKLFENLRYVVLDELHTYRGVFGSHLANILRRLKRICAFYGSKPVFICCSATIRNPGELAEALLEEPVTLVAENGAPRGEKHVLVYNPPLVNRQLGIRRSALLEASRIAAEALASHIPTIVFTRSRINVELLLTYIRQGLVACGGSPDIVAGYRGGYLPSERRTIEKGLRDGTILGVVSTNALELGVDIGSLSLALLHGYPGGIAAAWQQMGRAGRRSGLSAAILVASSFPLDQFLANQPDYLFNASPEHARINPDNLYILVNHVKCAAFEKPFAQGENLGTAETGDVLNYLEEQGVLHSAEGRYFWQEASFPAENVSLRSATSENYVILDVTHPERPVVLGEVDRPSAPMLIHPEAVYFHAGQPYQVMELDQEGMRCLVKRVDADYYTDADMAVRLQLLDVFDSAGSWGWGEVLLASRPTVYKKIRLGTHENVGYGYVHLGEEQMHTTGMWLLFGEDVLPSGWSDDLRSSVLAGTAHLLRSTAPLFLMCDRTDISVHSHVRDPHWERGAIYLVDNVPGGVGLAETAFTMRGHLIRAAKEALAGCPCERGCPGCIGIFSGESENVKASVRELLGMLGRSSA, from the coding sequence ATGCTTTCCCGACGGAAGAAGACCTTGGAAGAACTGTTGCGCTGGGTGGAGAAGGAGCTTCCGGGGGAGGTGGCGGTCCATCGGGTGCTTCCTCCCCGGCAGGCCGTGACGGCTCCGTTCGATTCCCTGGACCCGCGTCTCGTGGCGGCGCTCGCGGAGCGCGGCGTGACGTCGCTTTTCACCCATCAACAGAGGGCGGTGGAGCTCGCCCGTTCCGGAAGGAACGTGGCGGTGGTGACGCCTACCGCCTCGGGAAAGAGCCTGTGCTACACCATTCCGGTTGTGCAGGGCATTCTCGAGGATCCCGCCGCAAGGGCGCTCTATCTCTTTCCCACCAAGGCCCTGAGTCAGGATCAGATGGCGGAGCTCTATGCCCTGATCGAGAAGACCGGTGCGGACATCCGCACCTTCACCTACGACGGGGACACGCCCTCGGCGGCGCGGCAGAAGATCCGCACAGCGGGACACGTGGTGATCACCAATCCCGACATGCTTCACACGGGTATCCTTCCTCACCATACGAAATGGGTGAAGCTCTTCGAGAACCTCCGGTACGTGGTGCTCGACGAGCTTCATACCTATCGGGGCGTCTTCGGATCTCATCTGGCGAACATCCTGCGGCGCCTGAAGCGGATTTGCGCCTTCTACGGCTCGAAGCCGGTGTTCATCTGCTGTTCCGCCACGATCCGCAACCCCGGCGAGCTCGCTGAGGCGCTCCTTGAAGAGCCCGTGACGCTCGTTGCGGAGAACGGGGCGCCCCGGGGAGAAAAGCATGTTCTGGTCTACAACCCTCCGCTCGTGAACCGTCAGTTGGGCATCCGCCGCTCGGCGCTCCTCGAGGCGTCCCGCATCGCCGCGGAGGCCCTCGCGAGCCACATTCCCACCATTGTCTTCACCCGGAGCCGCATCAACGTGGAGCTTCTGCTCACCTACATCAGACAGGGTCTCGTCGCGTGCGGCGGATCTCCCGATATCGTGGCGGGATACCGCGGCGGCTATCTTCCCTCGGAGCGGCGGACCATCGAGAAGGGACTCCGGGACGGCACCATCCTTGGTGTGGTGAGCACCAACGCGTTGGAACTGGGCGTCGATATTGGCTCTCTGTCACTGGCGCTTCTGCACGGTTACCCCGGAGGTATCGCTGCGGCATGGCAGCAGATGGGCAGGGCCGGGCGGCGGAGCGGGCTCTCCGCGGCGATCCTTGTGGCGTCCTCCTTTCCGCTGGATCAGTTTCTGGCGAACCAGCCGGACTATCTTTTCAACGCGTCACCAGAACATGCCCGCATCAACCCGGACAATCTCTACATCCTGGTGAACCACGTGAAGTGCGCCGCCTTCGAGAAACCCTTCGCCCAAGGGGAGAACCTGGGCACCGCCGAGACGGGGGATGTGCTGAACTACCTGGAGGAACAGGGAGTGCTCCATTCTGCGGAGGGGCGCTATTTCTGGCAGGAGGCCTCCTTTCCCGCGGAGAACGTGTCGCTCCGGAGCGCCACCAGTGAAAACTACGTCATCCTTGACGTGACGCATCCGGAACGTCCGGTGGTCCTGGGAGAGGTGGATCGCCCGAGCGCACCCATGCTCATCCATCCCGAGGCGGTCTATTTCCACGCCGGTCAGCCCTATCAGGTGATGGAACTCGACCAGGAGGGAATGCGCTGCCTCGTGAAACGCGTGGATGCGGACTACTACACCGATGCGGACATGGCGGTGCGCCTGCAGCTGCTCGACGTGTTCGATTCTGCGGGGAGCTGGGGATGGGGAGAGGTGCTCCTCGCCTCCCGCCCGACGGTCTATAAGAAAATCCGCCTCGGCACCCACGAGAACGTGGGTTACGGATATGTGCACCTGGGGGAGGAGCAGATGCACACCACGGGCATGTGGCTTCTTTTCGGAGAGGACGTACTGCCCTCGGGATGGAGCGACGATCTCCGCAGCAGTGTCCTGGCGGGAACGGCTCATCTCTTGCGGAGCACGGCGCCGCTCTTTCTCATGTGCGACCGCACGGACATCTCCGTGCACAGCCACGTGCGGGATCCCCACTGGGAACGGGGAGCGATCTATCTGGTGGATAACGTTCCCGGGGGCGTTGGTCTCGCCGAGACGGCCTTCACCATGCGGGGGCATCTGATCCGCGCCGCGAAGGAGGCTCTCGCGGGATGTCCCTGCGAGAGGGGATGCCCCGGATGCATCGGCATCTTTTCCGGAGAATCGGAAAATGTGAAGGCGTCGGTGCGGGAGCTTCTGGGAATGCTGGGGCGTTCCTCCGCATGA
- the thiS gene encoding sulfur carrier protein ThiS: MITVNGDTFPWRPHLTVQDVIAEKRFTFPMLAVWIDDVPIPRDRFAETLIQDGSRVQIIHMISGG, encoded by the coding sequence ATGATCACCGTGAACGGAGACACTTTCCCCTGGCGCCCGCATCTGACGGTACAGGATGTCATTGCGGAAAAGCGGTTTACGTTCCCCATGCTCGCCGTGTGGATCGACGACGTACCGATCCCGAGGGATCGCTTCGCCGAGACGCTTATCCAGGACGGCTCCAGAGTACAGATCATTCACATGAT
- a CDS encoding LysM peptidoglycan-binding domain-containing M23 family metallopeptidase has product MRSREMHSFGKSTRGVGGGDSADERRARPFRGTLFLCVLLGSVFFSPLNFLDGSVSFFRGDVLRVVETAEAAEFPWIEHEVCSGDSLESLGARYGVDARAILRANELTDGVSLGEGDLVLVPKTQVDIPATLAEVRSRRKAPDGEETSVSAEGRGDRDEEGRLISARAISSRLPREAALPSPSVLRPLAPSWGVDRDGLELERRRRTTYAWPLDGGEVSSPFGWRRGRNGKKYFHDGMDIRSPRGTPIFAARDGTVIRTGSHGGYGKTVTVDHGGGVLTSYSHCQEILVRKGDTVRQGQKIATVGRTGRTTGFHLHFRVIVNGKVKDPADFLPSR; this is encoded by the coding sequence ATGCGAAGCCGGGAAATGCACTCTTTCGGAAAAAGCACCAGAGGTGTCGGAGGCGGGGATTCCGCTGACGAACGCCGTGCACGGCCTTTTCGAGGTACTCTTTTTCTCTGCGTTCTGCTGGGAAGCGTTTTCTTTTCTCCTCTGAACTTTCTCGATGGTTCCGTTTCTTTCTTCCGAGGTGATGTGCTCCGCGTTGTCGAGACGGCGGAGGCGGCGGAGTTTCCTTGGATTGAGCACGAGGTCTGTTCCGGCGACAGCCTTGAGAGCCTGGGTGCCCGGTATGGTGTGGATGCTCGGGCGATTCTCCGCGCCAACGAGCTGACGGACGGTGTCTCCCTCGGCGAGGGGGATCTGGTGCTCGTTCCGAAAACACAGGTGGACATTCCAGCGACCTTGGCGGAGGTTCGCTCGCGGCGCAAAGCCCCGGACGGCGAAGAAACGTCTGTCAGCGCCGAGGGCCGGGGCGACCGGGACGAGGAGGGACGGCTCATTTCCGCGAGAGCAATCTCCTCTCGGTTGCCCCGGGAGGCGGCGCTTCCTTCACCGTCGGTGCTGCGCCCTCTCGCTCCGAGTTGGGGTGTGGATCGCGACGGCCTGGAACTGGAGCGGCGCCGGAGGACGACCTATGCCTGGCCCCTTGACGGCGGCGAGGTCAGTTCGCCCTTCGGCTGGCGCCGGGGGCGCAACGGAAAGAAATATTTCCACGACGGCATGGACATCCGCTCTCCCCGAGGGACGCCCATCTTCGCTGCACGGGACGGGACGGTCATTCGCACGGGGAGCCATGGCGGTTATGGAAAAACCGTCACCGTCGACCATGGAGGCGGTGTGCTCACGTCGTACAGCCACTGTCAGGAGATTCTCGTCCGCAAGGGCGATACGGTCCGTCAGGGGCAGAAGATCGCCACCGTGGGGCGGACGGGGCGTACGACGGGTTTCCATCTGCATTTCCGCGTCATTGTGAACGGAAAGGTCAAGGATCCGGCGGACTTTTTGCCGAGCCGCTGA
- a CDS encoding DUF2993 domain-containing protein, translated as MFRGRSRTVVMLFVLAALGLAGAAAVFAEEVSRISAAEEVRPASRILFENFLRELTPEKLTMIVDEEPDATGRIRRLYLDMQGPRIGGVRVEYMRVEALDVQCNPVEEWTRETETPIEVRSVLRAYTEAAITEKDINDDLIRKQIGEDDANWKKLSLDFSPEGLYARGYYHVKFLFSLDILIELRGKLGIREGKQIWLEEYSFKLNRVDVPDFLADRAVAQLQPILDLGRFLFPVRLDTLVMDDEKVHLAGRVLPQRFEGVVYTYGE; from the coding sequence GTGTTCCGAGGACGAAGCCGTACCGTCGTCATGCTGTTCGTTCTGGCAGCCCTGGGTCTCGCGGGTGCCGCAGCCGTCTTTGCCGAAGAAGTCTCCCGGATCTCCGCCGCGGAGGAAGTCCGCCCCGCCTCCAGGATTCTCTTCGAGAATTTTCTCAGAGAACTCACTCCGGAAAAGCTCACCATGATCGTCGATGAGGAGCCGGATGCGACGGGAAGAATCCGCCGCCTCTATCTCGACATGCAGGGGCCTCGGATCGGTGGTGTGCGGGTGGAGTACATGCGGGTGGAGGCTCTGGATGTGCAGTGCAACCCCGTGGAGGAATGGACCCGGGAGACGGAGACGCCCATCGAGGTGCGGAGTGTCCTGAGGGCCTACACGGAAGCGGCCATCACGGAAAAAGACATCAACGACGATCTTATCAGAAAGCAGATCGGCGAGGACGACGCGAACTGGAAGAAACTGTCCCTCGATTTCAGCCCTGAAGGGCTCTATGCGAGGGGATATTACCACGTGAAGTTTCTCTTCTCCCTGGACATTCTCATCGAACTTCGGGGAAAGCTGGGCATCCGCGAGGGGAAGCAGATCTGGCTCGAGGAGTACAGTTTCAAGCTCAATCGGGTGGATGTACCGGATTTCCTTGCCGACAGGGCGGTGGCACAGCTTCAACCCATTCTCGACCTGGGGCGCTTTCTCTTTCCCGTGCGTCTGGATACGCTTGTCATGGACGACGAGAAGGTACACCTCGCCGGAAGGGTGTTGCCCCAGCGCTTCGAGGGCGTCGTTTACACCTACGGGGAATAG
- a CDS encoding 4Fe-4S binding protein — protein MRWLKTYAEKCVNCGECIKVCSTTYFKKDDPKLARIKVTEKDGKQHLNVCNQCGTCMAVCPTEALYRDKNGVVQVDKKKCTSCLMCVGFCPTLSMFFEASVQTEPFKCIACGLCAKKCPAGALELVNE, from the coding sequence TTGCGGTGGCTGAAGACGTATGCGGAGAAATGCGTCAATTGCGGAGAGTGCATAAAGGTCTGTTCCACCACGTATTTCAAGAAGGATGATCCAAAGCTCGCCCGGATCAAAGTGACGGAGAAGGACGGGAAACAGCACCTTAACGTCTGCAACCAGTGCGGCACGTGCATGGCTGTCTGCCCCACGGAAGCGCTCTATCGCGACAAGAACGGCGTGGTTCAGGTGGACAAGAAGAAATGCACATCCTGTCTTATGTGCGTCGGTTTCTGCCCGACCCTGAGCATGTTCTTCGAGGCATCCGTCCAGACGGAACCGTTCAAGTGCATCGCCTGCGGTCTCTGCGCGAAGAAATGCCCCGCCGGAGCCCTCGAACTGGTGAACGAGTGA
- a CDS encoding FAD-dependent oxidoreductase → MARQRLVVVGGNAAGMSAASQVRRLRKDMDIVVFERGPHTSYAACGIPSYIGGLVADDRRLIARSPREFQEEHDIDARVLTEVEALDLDRRTVRFRSVPTGEPGELAFDALLLATGTEPILPDVPGKENRGIFIVNTLENALRLKRFLEETRPRRAVVVGSGYIGLEMAEALRCHLGMEVTVVERAPQVMKTLDPDMADSVAKALGKTGIRLFLGESLTGFESEGTRVGAVVTDRRLLQTDLVILALGVRPNSKLAAEAGIPLGVRNAIRADERMRTLLPGVWAAGDCAEVRHLVSGRPTHIALGTIANKTGRVAGISIAGGDATFPGTVGTAVCRICSCEIGRTGLSEEEATSLKLPVATATISAETKASYYPDAEPVTVKLLAEKGTGKLLGGQITGGAGAAKRIDVVATALSAGLTVQAMVDLDLAYSPPFSPVWDPVQVAARQLEKLV, encoded by the coding sequence ATGGCAAGGCAGCGGCTCGTCGTGGTAGGAGGCAATGCGGCGGGGATGTCCGCGGCATCGCAGGTACGGCGCCTGCGCAAGGATATGGATATTGTGGTCTTCGAACGGGGACCGCACACGTCCTATGCCGCATGCGGCATTCCCTCCTACATCGGAGGCCTCGTCGCCGACGACCGGCGTCTCATCGCGAGATCCCCCAGGGAATTCCAGGAAGAGCACGACATCGACGCAAGAGTCCTGACGGAGGTGGAAGCCCTTGACCTCGACCGCCGCACGGTGCGGTTTCGTTCCGTCCCCACCGGCGAGCCGGGCGAGCTCGCCTTCGACGCCCTTCTCCTCGCCACGGGAACAGAACCGATCCTCCCCGATGTCCCCGGAAAAGAGAATCGGGGGATCTTCATCGTCAACACCCTCGAAAACGCCTTGCGCCTCAAGCGTTTTCTCGAGGAGACGCGTCCGCGGCGGGCGGTCGTCGTCGGAAGCGGCTACATCGGCCTGGAAATGGCCGAGGCGCTCCGATGTCACCTCGGGATGGAGGTGACCGTGGTGGAACGGGCCCCCCAGGTCATGAAGACCCTGGATCCGGACATGGCGGATTCCGTGGCGAAAGCGTTGGGAAAAACGGGAATACGTCTTTTTCTCGGAGAATCACTGACGGGGTTTGAATCGGAGGGAACCCGCGTCGGCGCGGTGGTCACGGACCGCCGGCTCCTTCAGACCGACCTGGTGATCCTCGCCCTAGGAGTCCGCCCCAACTCGAAACTGGCGGCGGAAGCGGGCATCCCCCTCGGGGTGCGAAACGCCATCCGCGCCGACGAGCGGATGCGCACTCTCCTTCCGGGTGTCTGGGCCGCGGGGGACTGCGCGGAGGTGCGGCATCTCGTGAGCGGCAGGCCCACCCACATCGCCCTGGGGACCATCGCGAACAAGACGGGCCGCGTGGCGGGCATCTCCATCGCCGGAGGCGACGCCACCTTCCCCGGCACGGTAGGCACCGCCGTCTGCCGCATCTGCTCCTGCGAGATCGGGCGCACGGGACTTTCCGAAGAGGAGGCGACCTCACTGAAGCTCCCCGTCGCGACAGCCACCATCTCGGCGGAGACGAAGGCCTCCTATTATCCGGACGCGGAGCCCGTAACGGTGAAACTCCTCGCGGAGAAGGGAACGGGAAAACTACTCGGAGGACAGATCACGGGAGGAGCCGGCGCGGCAAAACGCATCGACGTCGTGGCCACGGCACTCTCCGCGGGATTGACCGTACAGGCCATGGTCGATCTCGACCTTGCCTACTCGCCTCCCTTCTCCCCCGTCTGGGATCCAGTCCAGGTGGCGGCACGACAGCTCGAAAAACTCGTGTGA